The Priestia megaterium NBRC 15308 = ATCC 14581 region GGTTTGTTTTCGGAGGAAAATAGTTTTTATGTCGGTCTTTTAGTGGATTTTTATCATAATTTGCTGCTTTGTTATAATGAACATCTCGAATACTCATCGAAAATTATCATTTTAGATGAAAGCACTCTATATCCTTTAAACCAGCTTTCTTTAAAGAGAGGATGAAAATCCGTTCTCTTTGGTACATAATTTAGCTCTTTCCTTATCCCCTTCATTCCATAAACTCTCAAGAACAGAATCATCATATTCAGAACCTAAGTATTCTAAATAACCATGATCTTGATATTCAATTGCTAAAAATAGTAAATCGATATTGGAAGTAGTGTCTGTTCCAACCGTTACTAGTAAAGCACCTTTTCCAGATACGTTCACCTTATAAAAATCTATATCAAGAGTATCTTCGAATTGCCCAAATGTTACTCTCTCGTTTAGCAGTGTATCTACTATTTTGAAATCATTATTAGGCTCACTTTCATACATTGGCTGACCACTGCTGCCCTTAATACTTGTACTTGATGCATTAAATTTTGATGTTTAGTTTTATAATGCACTTTCTCTTTACAAAAGTGAATGAACTATAACAGGAATTAAAACCTCAAAAGTATAATAGCTGCTTTTGAGGTTTTGTATCGCTCTTTTTATGTTTAATTAACAGCTTATTTTATTAGTAACCGTCTACCGTAACATCAGTAATTGCCCCATCACTAGGACTTACTTGATACCAACCTTGTGTAGCTGTATGTTCTTCTCCTGTTTCTTCATTATCCACAACATTTTCATAAACATGGATAATATAGTTTCCTGAATCGTCAACGTGATCATATGCTACAAGGAGAGGTGAATCTTCAGATATGCCTTGCTGATCACGAACTAGCTGGATAGCTTGCTCTTGGGAAACTGTTTGTTCGGCTGGTTCCTCTTCCTCAAGGGCTTCTGTATCTTCTTCTTGCTCTGATTCCGATTCTGTTTGCGCCTCATCTTCTAAAAAAGCTTCAGCCTCAGCTTCTTCCTCATCCGATTTTGCCTGAGCTTCCTCTTCCTCCTGTTTCTTCTTCTCTTCTTCTGCTAAACGTTCTTCCTCCGCTTTGCGATCTGCTTCTGCCTGAGCTACAGCTTCTGCATCAGCTTTGGCCTGCGCCTCTTCTTCTTTTTGTCGGTCTTCTTCTAGCTGCGCATAGTAATCATCTAATTCCTTTTCCATTTGCTGCTGTTCAAGGTCTGATAATTGCTTTTGTTGTTCTTGTATTTGGTTTTGAAGCAAAGCAATTTGTTCTTCTGAAGCATTATCAACAAAATTGATGTTTTCTACATAATCACCACTGGCGTCAAAATTAACTTCCATCATACAAAAAACATTTTGCTCTTGATTAATGCCATAGTAAATATACTGATTGTCACCTACTTGGATATACTGATAACCATTCATTACGTTTAATAAGTAATCGCGATCAGCTTCTTTAGAATTAACTGCTTTTTTAATTGTGGATGCTTTTGTTTGTAATGTATTCGGCGATGATTCTTTTACAGCCGTTTTATTGCCATTTTCTTTCGTATGAACCGCTGTTGATTTCTCTGTAGGCTCTTCTTTTTGCGATACAGTTTCACTGGTCTCATCGCTACAGGCTGCTAGCAATATAGCTAACAGTGGAATACCAAAAGCAACTTTTAACATTTTCATAGACTATTATCCGCTTTTTTTATCTTTTTTTAGGTTTTAAGCAATTCTAAAGAACTATAAAAACCTTAGGGGTTATTATACCAAAATTAAGAAAATATAAGAATGTTTTCTTGTGTTGTTTATGGAATTTTTTGAAAAAAATATCTTTTTATGCATAAAAAAACACAAAGCCATGCAATTTTTTATAACACGGTTTTGTGTTTTCGTAACAGAGTTAATGATGAAATCCATTGTCGTATTTCGTGTCTTTAAGAACAGGTCTATCCAACGAGTTAAGAAATTCAACGGCTTGTTTGAAATTAACCATAAATAAATGAGCAAGGTCCCTTGAAAATCCATTTCTAACGACAATGCGCATGATTGTTATTTCTTCCATGTCTGCAGGCAGCGGATAAGCAGGAACTTGCCATCCATACGTACGCAGTTGTCTAGACAAATCATAAAGCGTCCAGTTTGGCGTATATCCTTCTTTCAGTTTCCAAGCAAGAACCGGGATATCTGAACCATCAGCAAGAATTTCGAATGCTTCCATTTCTCCAATTTCTTTGCTGAGAAACAGCGCGTTTTCTTGAGAGGTTTTTTGCACAGCATAATAGCCGTCTTTACCTAAACGCAAGAAATTGTAGTACTGTAAAAGAACTTGTGCTCCTGGTCTAGAGAAGTTGAGCGCGAAAGTTGGCATGTTGCCTCCTAAATAAGAAACGCGGAAAATAAGATCTTCAGGCAAGTCCTCTTTTTCTCTCCAAATCACCCATCCCAAGCCAGGATAAACTAAACCATACTTGTGTCCTGACACGTTAATGGACTTTACTCGAGGCAAGCGGAAATCCCAGATGAGGTCTGGTTGAAGAAATGGAGCGATAAAACCTCCAGAAGCGGCATCTACATGAATAGGAATATCCAACCCTGTTTTTTCCTGTAACTCATCTAATACTTTTGCGATAGCAGCAATTGGTTCGTAAACTCCTGTATACGTCACTCCAAGAATCGGTACGACGCCAATTGTATTTTCGTCAACCGCATTAATGACGCCTTCTGCATCTAAATAAGGATGATCTGGATTAATGTTCACATAACGAGGTTCTACGTCCCAATAGTTTGCGAACTTCTCCCACACCACTTGAACGGATGAACTAAATACAATGTTCGGGCGGTCCGTTGATAGCCCTTTACTTTTACGCAGTTTCTGCCAGCGTCTTTTTAAAGCCAGTCCGCCAAGCATACATGCTTCAGATGAACCTGTAGTAGAAACGCCCATCGTTGTATCAGGATTAGGTGAATTCCACAAATCCGCTAAAATACGTACACATCTCTCTTCAATAGCCGCTGTCTGCGGATACTCGTCTTTATCGATCATATTTTTATCAAAAGATTCTCCGTACAAACGCTTTGCATCAGGCTCCATCCACGTAGTAACAAACGTAGCTAAATTTAAACGGGCATTTCCGTCTAAAGCAATTTCATCATGAATGATTTGATAAGCTGTTTCTGGAAGCATACCTTGATCACTGATACGCAGCCTTGGAATCGTCACTTCTCCTTGTCGAGAAAAAAGTGGATTAACAGGAAATTCATCAGGTAAATTTTTTTGTTCACGATGCGGATGCCATTGAGGCATAAAGTATCATCTCCTTATGTATATCTAACAAACTGCTTTACGTTCACCTGGTGTTATAACAAGCAGGTCTCCTTTACACATTATGAGCTTTGAAGACTATTTTCATTCTTTCCATTATCCGCAGCACATAAGGGTGATCTTTATTTAGTGATACTCATAAAAATCTGCTTGGCACAACTCAAAGGGTGGAAAATATGGTAATATATTCTAAAGGAGGTTTTTAAATGGAGAAACAAGGGATTATCT contains the following coding sequences:
- a CDS encoding glutamate decarboxylase, which codes for MPQWHPHREQKNLPDEFPVNPLFSRQGEVTIPRLRISDQGMLPETAYQIIHDEIALDGNARLNLATFVTTWMEPDAKRLYGESFDKNMIDKDEYPQTAAIEERCVRILADLWNSPNPDTTMGVSTTGSSEACMLGGLALKRRWQKLRKSKGLSTDRPNIVFSSSVQVVWEKFANYWDVEPRYVNINPDHPYLDAEGVINAVDENTIGVVPILGVTYTGVYEPIAAIAKVLDELQEKTGLDIPIHVDAASGGFIAPFLQPDLIWDFRLPRVKSINVSGHKYGLVYPGLGWVIWREKEDLPEDLIFRVSYLGGNMPTFALNFSRPGAQVLLQYYNFLRLGKDGYYAVQKTSQENALFLSKEIGEMEAFEILADGSDIPVLAWKLKEGYTPNWTLYDLSRQLRTYGWQVPAYPLPADMEEITIMRIVVRNGFSRDLAHLFMVNFKQAVEFLNSLDRPVLKDTKYDNGFHH